CGTGTAGGTGTTTTAATTGCGGCAAATTGTGATAGCGAAAAAACAGCAGCAGCAGCGGGTGAGTTTATCCGTAACTTGTGTATGCACGCAGCGGCAATGAAACCAAGTTTTTTAAGCTACACGGAGCTTGATGCTGAGTTTGTTGAAAAAGAGACCGTTGGTATTAAAGCGGATATTGAAAAAGAGAATGAGGAGTTGAAAAGACTTCAAAAACCTCTTAAGCGTATGCCTCTTTTTGTTTCTCGTGTGCAGTTAACCGATGCTGTTTTAGAAGATGCTAAAGCTGAGATGCAAGCGGAACTTAAAGCACAGGGTAAACCTGAGCAAATCTGGGACAAAATTATTCCTGGACAAATTGATCGCTTTATCGCTGACAATACACAGCTCGACCAACAATACACACTTTTAAGTCAATTCTATGTTATGGATGATAAAAAAACCATTGCACAAGTGGTTGAAGAAAAAGCTAAAGAGCTTGGTGGTAAAATTGAGCTCGTAGGCTACGTTCGTTTTGAACTTGGCGAAGGCTTAGAGAAAAAAGCATGTGACTTCGCGAGCGAAGTTGCTGAGCAACTCAAATAAATCTAAAAATTTTTCGTGGTGAAGAGGCAACTCTTCACCCTCTTTCTTGAAGGACATTGATGTCTTTACTACATGCACAAAATATCTCTCATGCTTTTGATTATCTTCTATTTGAAAATGTTAATTTTACACTTTCCCCTAAAGAATCGATGGCGATTTTAGGTGTCAGTGGTAGTGGAAAATCAACCTTACTTCATATCTGTTCGACACTGCTTCAACCTAATCAGGGCGAAGTGATTTTGTGTGATCATACTATTTACAGCGATAGTGATGATGCAAGGTTAAAACTAAGACGTTACGATGTAGGGATTATTTTTCAATCTCACTACCTTTTTAAAGGCTTTTTTGCCAATGAGAATGTGGAACTTGCCTCTTTTATCAGTGATCAAGAAATTGACCCTAGCATTTTAGAACGTTTGGGCATCGCTGATTTTATGCACTACCGTGTAGGAGATCTTTCAGGTGGTCAACAACAACGTGTCTCCATAGCGCGCGTACTGGCTAAAAAACCCAAAATTATCTTTGCCGATGAGCCCACGGGAAATTTGGATGATAAAACCGCTCAAGAGGTTATGAACGTTTTGTTTGAGTACATTGAAAAAGAAAACGCGGCTCTTCTTTTGGTCACTCATAATCATCAATTAGCCAAACAGTGCACCTATACCAGACATCTCCATGTGGATGGACTCAAAGAGGAAGCATAACGTGGAATCACTTGTAAAACTTTTTGGTGAAGGGCAGGTTATTCTCTTTCTTCTTCTTTTTGCGAGGCTCAGTGGTCTTTTTGCTTTTTTCCCTTTTTACTCTCATGCCAATATTCCACTCAGCATTAAATCATCCATCACGTTTTTTATGGTCATTTTTTTATTTCCACTTCTCCCTCCAGCTTTACATGTAAACGCAACACTGCTCAACCTTTCGCTGGCGATTGTCGGAGAACTGTTGATTGGTTTTGTGGCAGGACTTTTTTTAACCATAACGATTTCCATTTTGCAAATGGCGGGAATGCAGATTTCGTTTGTGATGGGTTTTACGATGGCGAGTGTTGTGGACCCTCAAACGAGTACCTCGATTCCTCTTTTGTCACAAATGCTCTCTTTAATCGGTCTGATGGTCATTTTAGCCTTTAATGGGCATCACCAAATGCTCCTTTTTATCGCCGATTCCTTAACGCTTTTGCCGCTAGGAAGTTTTTATCCACAAACCAATATTCTCACCTATCTTCTCAAAGCGATGACAGGAATGTTTGTGTATGGGTTTATCCTCTCTTTCCCTGTCGTAGGCTTTTCGCTTCTGTTGGATGTTGTTTTTGGAATGCTGATGAAAACCATGCCTCAATTTAACCTTTTGGTTATCGGATTTCCTATTAAAATCATGGTTTCATTGGTGGTACTTGTTGCGACATTGGCGTCCATTATGCTGCTCTTTAAGAAAGAATTTATCGAAGCGCTCAACCATTTGACCATTCTTTTTGTGCGTTAAAGCAATCATAAATTTTTTTATACTACAATGAGTGTTAATAATTCTCATTCAGGAGTGAGCATGCGCCTGTTACTACTCAATAATAATCCCGCTGTTTCAAGATTGATCAAACTTAGTGCCGAAAAAGCTGGGTATGAGTTAGACGAGTTTGAAGATTACGGCTTAGTGCCACTCACAACGTACGACCTCATTTTAGTGGACAATGAACTCTATGATGAGAATGCCCTCGTAGCACTTCGTGAACATACAGACTGTGACTATGTCGTCTACATCTGCCAAAGAGGTTCCAAAAAACCTGAAGCGGTCAATGTGGTACTTGAAAAACCTTTTTTACCAACCGATTTTTTAGTCCTTTTAGAGAAGATTAAAAATGTGATTGAAAGTCATAAAGCTGAAGAGGTCACTGAAGATCTCGTAGTGACATCTTCTGCAACAACCGATGCTTTTGATATTGATCAAATCGATACGCTTGAAAGCGAAGATGATATGCTTCCTATCAACCTTCTTGAAGAGTATGACAATGACTTTAAAAAAGAAGAATCAAGCGATCAAAGGGATAGCTTTGACGACCTTGAATTGGATGATTTGAATTTAGATGATAACGCTTTGGAAGATAAACAGAGTGATCTTGAAGAAAAAGAGTTGACACTGGAAGATCCATTCTCATTTGATGCGGTTGACTCTTTGGATAAAGAGGCTCCAACATCTTTTGAAGATTTTGATTTTGAAGAAGAACCAAGTGCTGTTTCGTCATCTCTTGATGAAGAAGAGGAAAAGAGCGAGGAAGAAGAGGCACATAACCCTTCTATTTTGGATAAAGATGATATTGATGAAGTGAAGCAGCTTTTAGACGAAAGTGAAGAGGAAGAAGAAAAAGAAGATGAAAAAGAGATTGACGCGTTGTCACTGGATGCACTTGGCATCGAAGAAGACGATGCAGGAACCTTTTTCTTGGATGAAGATGAAAAAGAAGAACCTTTGGTAAAAGAGGAGAATCCTTTAGCGCTTGAAGCAGATGATATGTCTGATTTGACCTTTGAAGATGTTCCTCCCGTAGAAGATGAGATGGAAGAAGAGCCGGAAGAAGATGCTGTGGTTGCAGAAGATCAAGAAGAGATTATTGATGATTTTGCAGAAGTGATCGAGGAAAAAATAGAAGAAGAGAAAGAACAGGCATTGGAAGAAGAGGAATTCCTCCCAAGTCTTGATAGTGCCCTTAGTGGATTGGATGATGCGCTAGGAGAGATTGATTCTTTGGATGATCTGAATGAAACTATGCTCAAAGTGGCTTTTGGTGAAGATGTTGAAGAAGAAGCTGAAGCTCCTGCTACTGTAGCTCCAAAAAGCCAAGATATTGAAGTAATTCGCGATGAGATTGAAAATAGCATTGCGCGTAGTATCTCAAGCTTAGCGCAAAGCGATATTTTACGTGAAGCGCTTAAGGGAATGCGTCTGAATATCTCCATTACCTTTGATGAGAAGTAGCCGTGAAGGGTAACCTTTTAGTGATTTCAGGACCGAGTGGCTCGGGGAAAAGCTCTTTAATGAAAGAGGTGCTTCAAGAGATTCCCGATGCGTACTTTTCAATTTCAAGCACAACCCGCTCCATTCGTGAAGGGGAAAAAGAGGGTGTCAATTACCATTTTATCTCCAAAGCAGAGTTTGAAAAAGATATGGATGAAGGGTTCTTCTTAGAGTGGGCGAAAGTGCATGATAACTACTATGGTACATCACTCAAGCCTATTTTAAAAGAGCTTCATGAAGGTAAATTGGTCATCTGTGATATTGATGTGCAAGGACATAAAATTGCACGGGAAAAATTTGGAAGTATCATCACCTCTGTTTTCATCACAACACCCGATCAAAAGTCACTCAAAGAGCGCCTGATCAACCGAGGAACCGATAGTGCAGAAGTCATTGAAAAGCGTTTAGATAATGCTGTTTCTGAGATGACACGCATCCGAGAATACGATTATCTTTTAATTAATGACGATTTTAAAACCACACTGCACGCATTGTTTGCCATTGCGCATGCTTCACGAAAAAAAATGGCGTTAATGGATTTGGGTGAATTTATGAGTGCGTGGGCAAACATCGAATAGACTTTTTGTTTATCAAAAAATGGTACAATACCAATAACTATATATATCGTTATCAGACAAAGGAGAGAGTATGGGTTCGTTTAGTATTTCACATTGGTTAGTCATCTTAGCAGTGGTTGTTTTGCTTTTTGGTGCAAAAAAAATACCAGAACTTGCTAAAGGTGTAGGTCAAGGTATTAAAGATTTTAAAAAAGCGATTAAAGAAGATGAACAAGCAAAAACAACAGTCGATCAAGTAGAGACAAAACCTGAATCAAGTGCTACACCAACGGCTACGACATCAACACCCGCAGACGAAAAAAAGTCTGTATAAGGTTACGTATTGAAAAAATCGGTTATTCGTGCTATTAAAGAAAAATTACAAAGAGAGTTTGTTTTAGAGAAACCTACCAATCTCTCTTTTGGTCATTATGCAACCCCCATCGCTTTTTCACTTGCGAAAGAGCTCAAAAAATCCCCTATTGCCATTGCAGAAGAGATTGCTACGCAGTTTGATCTTGGTGAGATTTTTCAAGAAGTGACCCCGATTAAAGGGTACATTAACTTCAAACTCAGTGAAAGCTTTTTGAATCAGTATGCCACGTGGGCGATTCAAAATGAAGCGCTTTTTGGAAAAGACGATCAAACTGAGACGATACTGCTTGAGTATGTCAGTGCCAATCCAACCGGTCCCTTGCATATTGGTCATGCCAGAGGTGCCGTTTTTGGTGATGCCCTTGCACGCATTGGAAAACATTTAGGGTATAAGATTACCACAGAGTATTATGTCAATGATGCGGGTAATCAAGTAGATCTTTTAGGACTTTCCCTTTATCTCTCAGGACGTGAGCACATTTTAGGCTTACATGTAAACTGGCCAGAAGAGTTTTACAGAGGTGAATACATCATCGATCTCGCGCATGTTGCTAAAGTTGAACTGGGTGATGCTATTTTTGAAGATGAAGCCAATATTAAAACGCTCTCCGTCTGGGGCAAAGATAAGATGTTAGAGCTTATCAAGTCCAATCTTGCCGACGTTGGCATTGAATTTGAGCAATTTGTTAGCGAAAAATCCCTTTACGATAAATGGGATGAGAGCTTTGTCAAACTTCAGAAGCATGACAAAACCTACAAAGAGGGTGGTAAAACCTGGATTCGCTCGACCGAACTTGGCGATGAAAAAGATCGTGTGGTCGTGAGAGAAGACGGCAGACCCACCTATCTTGCAGGCGATATTATCTACCACGATAACAAATTTCAACGAGGGTATGATCGGTACATCAATATCTGGGGTGCAGATCATCATGGGTATATTGCACGGGTCAAAGCGGCGATTAACTTCTTAGGGTATGATGAGCAAAAACTTGAGGTTTTGCTGGCTCAAATGGTCTCTTTGCTTAAAGGTGGCGAACCGTATAAAATGAGCAAACGCGCGGGCAATTTCATCTTGATGAGCGATGTGGTGAGTGAAGTAGGCAGTGATGCACTGCGTTTTGTCTTTTTAAGCAAAAAGTCTGACACTCATTTAGAGTTTGATGTCGATGTTTTTAAACAAGAAGACAGCAATAACCCCATTTTTTACATCAACTACGCCCATGCGCGCATCAATCAAATTTTTGCAAAAGCAGAAAAAAGCCTGAGCGATGTCCAAGATGTTACGTTGGAAAATTTGAGCGAAGAGGCACACAATCTTCTCTTTAGCGCACTTTTATTGCCAGAAGTGCTTGAAGATGCTTTTAACTCGCGTCAAGTGCAAAAGGTAACAGAGTACCTCAAAAATTTAGCGGCAAGCTTGCATAAATTCTACAATGAAAACCGTGTTGTCGGCAGTGAAGATGAAGAAAAATTTCTCAAGCTCTTCGCCGTTGTAGCCCTTTCACTTCGCGTAGGACTTAAACTGATAGGCATTAACGCAAAAGACAAAATGTAGCGTATGCGTGTGAAAAGATCGTTTGTTGTTTCTGCTCTAACGTTTTGCCTTAAATATCCCAAAGCATTTTTAGTAGCCTTCCTTTTAGGAGGGCTATCTTACTCGTACGAAGTTTTCATCGCACGCGATACGATGAGCTTTCAAGGCATTCCCACTGCGACGCAAAGCGCATCCTACACACGCATCTTTCGCAACCATGCTTATATGGTCGGTTACTCTGATCTTAAAGGCAATCCTCTGTGGGTTGTGTATAAACTGACGCCTGTAAAAGAAAATGCCCCTCACCTGAAACGTCCGGATGGTTTTCATGCAGATTGGCGCAATGTGGGGTTCATAACCAGCAGTGATTATACGAACAGCGGTTACGATAGAGGACATATGGCGCCTAATCATGCTATCTCGATTCTGTATGGCAAAGAGGCGCAGTATGAGACCTTTTTGATGACCAATATTACCCTTCAAAAACCCTCTTTAAACCAAAAACTGTGGCAACAGTTAGAAGAGAAAGAATTAGAGATGTTTGCGCCAAAATTTAAAGCACTGTGGGTCTATACAGGTCCTTTGTTTGATGCAAAGGTTACGCGACTGAAAAGCTCGTATTTTGTGGAGATTCCCGATGCGTTTTATAAAATGTATGTGGGTATAGAAGAGGATGGTACGCTTAGAACCTTAGCGTTTATTCTCCCTCAAAATGCGAAAGCGACGGATCGTTTAGAGAAGTATGCGGTAAGTATTGATGAAGTAGAGCGCCGTAGCAGGTTTGATTTTTTACATGAGCTTGAAGATGAAATTGAAGAAGCACTTGAAAAAAAGATAGATGCTAAAGCGTGGTTTTGATCTTTACATGTAAAGATTTTTAGGCGTCTATTAATGGGCTAGGCGTTGAGAAAAAGAGTCCTTGCGCGTACTCAATGCCCAAAGATTGGATCATCTCGTAAATCAACGCATCACTTACATACTCAGCAATCACTTTAATCTGTGCTTCCTTCGCAAAGGCAACAATATTTTTGACCAATAAAAAAGAGATTTTATCATCTAAAACTTTTTGGATAATCGCCCCATCGATTTTAATATAATCGGTTTTTATCTCTGCCAGATAGATGAAATTGGAGTAGCCACTACCAAAATCATCGATATAAATAGTATAGCCCAACGATTTGAGCATCAAAAGATTGTTTTTGGCATCTTCTCTGTTGGTAATATCTTCGGTTTCGATGATCTCAAGTCCAAGCCTTGGGGCAATATTTTCTTGCCGAGCATAGTTTTTTAAAATACCTAGAATGGACTCATCAATCACATCATGTGGATTGAGATTGACGCTAATGCTCACCTTTGGATGGCGTAGCAGCTCTTCGTAACAGATACTCAGCACCTCTTTGGTGATATTGCGTAAAATGAAGGTGCCTTTAATGGTCGGAAGAATGCGATCAGGCAAAATAACGTTGCCATTTTTATCGATGATGCGAAGCAGTGCCTCGTAGTGTGAAAGCTCTTGAGTAGTTGTGTGGACAATTTTTTGATAGTAGCACTCGATACGATGCTCTTCAATCGCTGCTTTAATCTCATTAAGTGACATACAGGTATTTTGCGTATTTTCGTTCTCGTCGTAAATTTCTATAGTATTGCGACCTTTTGTTTTGGCATTATAGAGTGCAATATCAGCTAGTTTAAAAGCCTCTTGGAAGGTTCGTGATTTATGGGGAACAAGGTTAACCCCGATGGAAACGGTGATTTTAATCGACTCTTCGTCTGAGATAGCAAAGGCATTTTCTTGGATAGCGTAAAAAATGCGCTCAATCATATTAAGAGCAATCAAATGCCCATCTCTGCGTGTTTTGGCAAGGATCAAAAACTCTTCACCGCCATAGCGTATGACAATGTCTTCTTTATGCCTGATGGTCAGTAAAATGGTGTTGGCGACTTGTTTTAAAATTTTATCACCGACATCATGCCCGTAGGTATCATTGACTTTTTTGAAATAGTCAATGTCCAATGTTGCGAGAATGTAATCGTCAAGATTAATAAAATCTTCGTATTTTTGAAGGTAATTTCGATTGTAGACATTCGTCAGTTTATCGATAAAAGCACTCTTCCTAACAGCACTAAACCGTCTAGTTTGAATGGTAACAAAGATCAGTATGGCAAAAATAACGCTCATAACACCTATAATGCCGTTTTGGATGGTATGAATAATTTGGTTGATCTCTTCAATTTTATCGATGGAAAAATCAATTGCTAAAATGAGCTCGACATCGCCTTTGTTTAAGATGGGAACCAAATAACTGATCGAGAGTTGTTGTAAGAGGGTATGACGAATGATAAGTGGCGCTTTTGTGCTATAAATTTGCAGCCATTCAAGGCTTTCGACATCCAGTTTTTGATCAATAAAGGCTTTTTCCTCATGAATAGAAGCATCGCTTAAAAAGCGAAAAACGCCTCTGTTATCTCGGTACAAAAGGTAAGCATATTTGATATGGGGTGTTAAGAGTGTTTTTAAACTCTCTTCAATTTTGCGCTGAAGAAAACTATTTTTTTTAATATCCTCAGAGAAATGGGTACTCTCTTTTAAAAGCGTTTCGATATAGGTTGCACTGTTATGGGTAATGGAAAAAACATCGGAGGTCGAAATTTCAAAAATTTTAGTTTCAATGCTTTTTTCAAGCCGCATCGTTGCTAAGAGCAAAAAAAGCAAAATAGAGGCGATGACGATAATGGGAACGAGCATATAAAAAGGATTTTTAAACAAAGGCTTCTTATGCATTAAAAATTCTCAACAAACTGATCAAACGTTTTCGGCAGCTCTATTGCTTTTATTTCAAGTCTTTTTTGGATAAAGACGATGTTTGGCCTGCTTTTATTCCAAAAAAGTGCCCCAAAATACTTCTCATCGGAGAGAAGTTTGCGGTAGTTGTTGGTAAAAAAGAGTCGGTTTGTATTATCGCATAAACTCTCTTTTTCGACAGCTTTATTGACAAAAACAAAATTGGATGTTTCACATTTTGAACTCAGTGTAAAATATTTTGAATAGACCTTTTCTTCCATCTCTGACATGTGTGGAATAAAGAGCTTTATCTTTCCATGCAGCGAAGCCGTAGCAATTTCAGCAATAATTTTTGCTTCAAGCTCAACCTCTTTACTATAGGGCTGTACCAAAAAAGTATAGTTTTCAGAACTCAAAAAGCTTAAAAGAGTAAAAAGAAGGATAAGTACTCTCATTAGAATACCCACCTTATTGAGAAGGTGACACTTCGATCGTTATCATCTAAAGCAAAAATAGCGCCATCTGGTCTTTCTGAGTAGAGCGATTTGGTTGATTTATCTAAAATATTGGAGGCTTTAATGCTGTAGCTAAGATCTTTGGTAACATGATAGGTCGCACCAAGGCTCATGTCAAAGCTATCGGGAATATCAAGACCCAAGTATTCATACCCATTTCGATAGATAATCGAAGTAAAGTAATCAAACTTCTGGTACCCTCCCATAAATTTTACATAACCCCCTTTTGTGGAGTTGTTAATGGCTTCACTGAGCGTGGATGTATAGTAATTTAAGTGGATTTTATCTCGTTTGGAGAAGCTGTATTCATAGTCAAAAAGAAGTCCATCTGTTTTAATTCTGTGATCAACATTGATAAACCCAACGGGTGTGAGATAGAGAAAATCATCAATCTCCACATGATCAAACGTCACCCCAAATTTTGAGTTACCTTCGGTATAAACACCTTCTAATGAGTAGATATAGTACTGTTGCGATGTGAGTGCTGGCTTACTGGTATCGGCATAATCAACGTTATAAAAAGAAGGCGCTAGAGCTGTTTGGGTGTAAAAGCTTTTAAAGCCCCAGTTATCAGTAGGGGTGTAGATGGCTCCCACTCGCAACAGTGTCTCTGAACTGTCTTTCAAATAGGCATTTCGGTCGTAATAATCAAGTTTTGTGTTAGCGACTAAAATGAGGTCATCTTGAAGTTTATAGCTGTCTTGAAAGAGGATCGACGAGGTGGTCTCTTCATCAAAACTATTGTAATGTCCTACACTGTTTGTTTGATTGATAAAATTGGTGGTCTCACGATTTTGCACATCGTAAGTTTTATTTTTAACATTGAGTGCTGCGATAAATGAGTTGTTCTCGGTGTCAAATGATTTGGAGAGATAAGCATTCGTTTTGACAAAGCGTAGATCTTCTGTAAAATTTTTAGGGATGCTCAATGGATTAGAGAAATTAATAACAGGAATGACGTCGATACCTTGTGCATTGGCTTCCTCGTAACTTCGATCATTCACATCAACTGAGAGGTTGACTTTAAGGGATTTGTCTTCTAAGAAAGAGTGTGTGACATCAACAAAAAAATCTTTCGAGAGACTCTTCCCACTATTGGGTGTGGCATCAAATGCAAGGCCAGTGTAGTTGTTTTTAGAGACATCGGTATAGCCCATATTGATTTTTGTGGTTTCGTTGCTAATGTCAGCATAGAAGTATTGTTTTGTGCCATTGCTATTAAGTTTTTGACCGTTATAAATGGAGGTATATTTGATCTTTTCTTGATTCAAGAACATCAAATAAGACCAGCCATTTTCAAAACTGGAAGAATTGGTAAAACTTTGTGAGTTAGAGCCTTTAGAGGTAATCCAGCTATTGATCTCAGAACTATTCTCTTTGAGCGCGGATTTGGTGTAGATGCGTACAAAATAGATGCCCGTCTCATTACCATACGAAAATGAGCTCTCTCCATAATAAATTTCAACGTGATCAACAAAATCTAAGGGTAAATCGCCCCAAGAGAGGGAAGTGGATTGATCGTAGCCTGAACTGATTTCATGGTCGTTAATAAAGAAGCGAAAAAAGCCGCTGGTGGTTGTTTTAGAACCTGTGAGCGAGTAGTTGGTGAGTCCAAATTGGTTGGTATTGATGTTAAAAAGAGGCAGCTCTTTTAAAATATCGTTGAGCTTGGTGTATTGCATGAGGCGGATCTCTTTTTGAGAATAAATCACCACATGCCCGATCTTTTCATTGACGGTTTGCAAAGAGTTATCGGACGTTGATTTATACTCTTGCAAGAGTGCATCAAGTGAGTCAGAAAAGAGCAGACTACTAAGGAGTCCAAGCAGCACAATAATCTTCATGGTTGAGTGCAAAATCCTTACATGTAATTTATAAGCAATATTAGTATAGGAAAGAAGAGCTTAATAATCTCTATGGAAGAAGGAAAGTGTAATCTAATGGTAATAGACTATAAAGATGCCCTCAACGTTTTAGCAGCACATACTTTACACATACCATTCATAACGATAAAACTATGACTAATATGAAAACCACTTCGCAAAGAAATTGTCTCTAAAAAGGGTTTTGTCTCCATAAACATATCTTCAACACTGCCGCATTCTGAACATAAAAGATGAATATGGGGTACTTTTTTTATCTCGTACTGCTGTTTTTGCTGTGGAAGTTTAACCTCTTCTAAGATGTGAAATGAGATGAGGTCGTTGATATTTCGGTAAAGCGTTGCTTTGGACATCGTCGGGTATTTATGAAAAATGGAGTCGTAAAGTGTGTCAATATCGACATGTCCAAACTGATCGATTGAATCTAAAATCGCAAGTCTTTGGTGCGTTGATTTGAGATTGCTTGCTTTTAAAACGTCTTTAAACCGATCCATCTGAATGCTGTCCTTTACATGTAATGTAAAATTTTATAGGAGCTGAACTTAATAAGATATTAACTATCCTATTTATTCCTCCAATATAATAAGAAATAATTCTAAATAAGATTAATTACTATTTAAGATTTAAATTCATATACTTCTATCACAAACTTAAAAAGGAGAAGAAATGCAAATTTCTAAGGTACTTAGCCTTTGTGCACTCAGTGCAACCGTTGTTTTCGGAGCAAACACGCTGGTAGATAAGGTGAAACAAAATGGAATCGAAGCCATTCCTGTAAGTCAACTGGAAGTTTTAAAGCTAATTGATGATCCTAAGGATCC
Above is a genomic segment from Sulfurospirillum halorespirans DSM 13726 containing:
- the tsf gene encoding translation elongation factor Ts, which encodes MAEITAASVKELRESTGAGMMDCKKALVDTDGDFEAAKDLLREKGLGKAAKKADRLASEGLVNVFVDPSLKIATVSEINAETDFVAKNEGFINLTKDTTAHIQTTNVETTEELMKTTINGTVFEEYFATKVATIGENLVVRRFATLKAGANGVVNGYVHSNGRVGVLIAANCDSEKTAAAAGEFIRNLCMHAAAMKPSFLSYTELDAEFVEKETVGIKADIEKENEELKRLQKPLKRMPLFVSRVQLTDAVLEDAKAEMQAELKAQGKPEQIWDKIIPGQIDRFIADNTQLDQQYTLLSQFYVMDDKKTIAQVVEEKAKELGGKIELVGYVRFELGEGLEKKACDFASEVAEQLK
- a CDS encoding ABC transporter ATP-binding protein, producing the protein MSLLHAQNISHAFDYLLFENVNFTLSPKESMAILGVSGSGKSTLLHICSTLLQPNQGEVILCDHTIYSDSDDARLKLRRYDVGIIFQSHYLFKGFFANENVELASFISDQEIDPSILERLGIADFMHYRVGDLSGGQQQRVSIARVLAKKPKIIFADEPTGNLDDKTAQEVMNVLFEYIEKENAALLLVTHNHQLAKQCTYTRHLHVDGLKEEA
- the fliR gene encoding flagellar biosynthetic protein FliR, yielding MDSKRKHNVESLVKLFGEGQVILFLLLFARLSGLFAFFPFYSHANIPLSIKSSITFFMVIFLFPLLPPALHVNATLLNLSLAIVGELLIGFVAGLFLTITISILQMAGMQISFVMGFTMASVVDPQTSTSIPLLSQMLSLIGLMVILAFNGHHQMLLFIADSLTLLPLGSFYPQTNILTYLLKAMTGMFVYGFILSFPVVGFSLLLDVVFGMLMKTMPQFNLLVIGFPIKIMVSLVVLVATLASIMLLFKKEFIEALNHLTILFVR
- the gmk gene encoding guanylate kinase, translating into MKGNLLVISGPSGSGKSSLMKEVLQEIPDAYFSISSTTRSIREGEKEGVNYHFISKAEFEKDMDEGFFLEWAKVHDNYYGTSLKPILKELHEGKLVICDIDVQGHKIAREKFGSIITSVFITTPDQKSLKERLINRGTDSAEVIEKRLDNAVSEMTRIREYDYLLINDDFKTTLHALFAIAHASRKKMALMDLGEFMSAWANIE
- the tatA gene encoding twin-arginine translocase TatA/TatE family subunit; protein product: MGSFSISHWLVILAVVVLLFGAKKIPELAKGVGQGIKDFKKAIKEDEQAKTTVDQVETKPESSATPTATTSTPADEKKSV
- the argS gene encoding arginine--tRNA ligase, translated to MKKSVIRAIKEKLQREFVLEKPTNLSFGHYATPIAFSLAKELKKSPIAIAEEIATQFDLGEIFQEVTPIKGYINFKLSESFLNQYATWAIQNEALFGKDDQTETILLEYVSANPTGPLHIGHARGAVFGDALARIGKHLGYKITTEYYVNDAGNQVDLLGLSLYLSGREHILGLHVNWPEEFYRGEYIIDLAHVAKVELGDAIFEDEANIKTLSVWGKDKMLELIKSNLADVGIEFEQFVSEKSLYDKWDESFVKLQKHDKTYKEGGKTWIRSTELGDEKDRVVVREDGRPTYLAGDIIYHDNKFQRGYDRYINIWGADHHGYIARVKAAINFLGYDEQKLEVLLAQMVSLLKGGEPYKMSKRAGNFILMSDVVSEVGSDALRFVFLSKKSDTHLEFDVDVFKQEDSNNPIFYINYAHARINQIFAKAEKSLSDVQDVTLENLSEEAHNLLFSALLLPEVLEDAFNSRQVQKVTEYLKNLAASLHKFYNENRVVGSEDEEKFLKLFAVVALSLRVGLKLIGINAKDKM
- a CDS encoding DNA/RNA non-specific endonuclease, with protein sequence MRVKRSFVVSALTFCLKYPKAFLVAFLLGGLSYSYEVFIARDTMSFQGIPTATQSASYTRIFRNHAYMVGYSDLKGNPLWVVYKLTPVKENAPHLKRPDGFHADWRNVGFITSSDYTNSGYDRGHMAPNHAISILYGKEAQYETFLMTNITLQKPSLNQKLWQQLEEKELEMFAPKFKALWVYTGPLFDAKVTRLKSSYFVEIPDAFYKMYVGIEEDGTLRTLAFILPQNAKATDRLEKYAVSIDEVERRSRFDFLHELEDEIEEALEKKIDAKAWF
- a CDS encoding bifunctional diguanylate cyclase/phosphodiesterase, with amino-acid sequence MHKKPLFKNPFYMLVPIIVIASILLFLLLATMRLEKSIETKIFEISTSDVFSITHNSATYIETLLKESTHFSEDIKKNSFLQRKIEESLKTLLTPHIKYAYLLYRDNRGVFRFLSDASIHEEKAFIDQKLDVESLEWLQIYSTKAPLIIRHTLLQQLSISYLVPILNKGDVELILAIDFSIDKIEEINQIIHTIQNGIIGVMSVIFAILIFVTIQTRRFSAVRKSAFIDKLTNVYNRNYLQKYEDFINLDDYILATLDIDYFKKVNDTYGHDVGDKILKQVANTILLTIRHKEDIVIRYGGEEFLILAKTRRDGHLIALNMIERIFYAIQENAFAISDEESIKITVSIGVNLVPHKSRTFQEAFKLADIALYNAKTKGRNTIEIYDENENTQNTCMSLNEIKAAIEEHRIECYYQKIVHTTTQELSHYEALLRIIDKNGNVILPDRILPTIKGTFILRNITKEVLSICYEELLRHPKVSISVNLNPHDVIDESILGILKNYARQENIAPRLGLEIIETEDITNREDAKNNLLMLKSLGYTIYIDDFGSGYSNFIYLAEIKTDYIKIDGAIIQKVLDDKISFLLVKNIVAFAKEAQIKVIAEYVSDALIYEMIQSLGIEYAQGLFFSTPSPLIDA
- a CDS encoding TonB-dependent receptor domain-containing protein codes for the protein MKIIVLLGLLSSLLFSDSLDALLQEYKSTSDNSLQTVNEKIGHVVIYSQKEIRLMQYTKLNDILKELPLFNINTNQFGLTNYSLTGSKTTTSGFFRFFINDHEISSGYDQSTSLSWGDLPLDFVDHVEIYYGESSFSYGNETGIYFVRIYTKSALKENSSEINSWITSKGSNSQSFTNSSSFENGWSYLMFLNQEKIKYTSIYNGQKLNSNGTKQYFYADISNETTKINMGYTDVSKNNYTGLAFDATPNSGKSLSKDFFVDVTHSFLEDKSLKVNLSVDVNDRSYEEANAQGIDVIPVINFSNPLSIPKNFTEDLRFVKTNAYLSKSFDTENNSFIAALNVKNKTYDVQNRETTNFINQTNSVGHYNSFDEETTSSILFQDSYKLQDDLILVANTKLDYYDRNAYLKDSSETLLRVGAIYTPTDNWGFKSFYTQTALAPSFYNVDYADTSKPALTSQQYYIYSLEGVYTEGNSKFGVTFDHVEIDDFLYLTPVGFINVDHRIKTDGLLFDYEYSFSKRDKIHLNYYTSTLSEAINNSTKGGYVKFMGGYQKFDYFTSIIYRNGYEYLGLDIPDSFDMSLGATYHVTKDLSYSIKASNILDKSTKSLYSERPDGAIFALDDNDRSVTFSIRWVF